The following coding sequences are from one Eublepharis macularius isolate TG4126 chromosome 19, MPM_Emac_v1.0, whole genome shotgun sequence window:
- the ABT1 gene encoding activator of basal transcription 1: MCEVMDSKEGEGPENKEEEDAAELGLSSQGGTKNTMPGIIYLGHIPPRFRPRHVRNLLSGYGEVGRIFLQPEEQHIRKKKKKAGTNAKNFTEGWVEFRDKRVAKLVAASLHNTPMGVRKRSRFHHDLWNMKYLHRFKWTHLSERLAYERQVQQQRMRAEVSQAKRETNFYLQNVEKSKRFSKKDSQGEQEEKSWGFAQRRTEQEIQTSKGNKRLKKQLARAAEIQQKSQSNRSLLAKIFNAQE, from the exons ATGTGTGAAGTGATGGACAGTAAAGAAGGAGAAGGGCCAGAGAACAAGGAAGAAGAAGATGCTGCTGAGTTGGGCCTTTCTAGCCAAGGTGGCACCAAAAATACTATGCCTGGCATAATTTACCTGGGTCACATCCCTCCTCGCTTCAGGCCCCGGCATGTCCGCAACCTCCTTAGTGGCTATGGTGAGGTGGGACGCATTTTCCTGCAGCCTGAAG AACAACACATacggaagaaaaagaagaaagctgGAACCAATGCAAAGAACTTCACAGAAGGCTGGGTGGAATTCCGGGACAAGAGAGTGGCAAAGTTGGTAGCTGCCAGTTTACACAACACACCAATGGGTGTCCGCAAGAGGAGCCGGTTCCATCATGACCTGTGGAATATGAAG TATCTGCACCGCTTCAAGTGGACTCACCTAAGTGAGCGGCTGGCATATGAGCGTCAGGTGCAGCAACAGCGCATGCGTGCCGAGGTCTCGCAGGCCAAACGTGAGACTAATTTCTACCTGCAGAATGTGGAGAAGAGTAAACGCTTTTCCAAAAAAGACAGTcaaggagagcaggaggaaaagagCTGGGGCTTTGCACAGCGTCGTACGGAGCAGGAAATCCAGACCAGCAAAGGGAACAAGCGTCTCAAGAAGCAGTTGGCTCGGGCGGCTGAGATCCAGCAGAAATCCCAGTCGAACCGTTCTCTACTAGCAAAGATCTTCAATGCCCAAGAGTAG